Proteins from a genomic interval of Phenylobacterium sp. LH3H17:
- a CDS encoding flagellar basal body protein gives MALAATDADDRVGQLIMLTERLTELVALEALAFEQRRPQDAAAHIEETSKLANLYRHESARVRADPSMVASAPLAQRTRLIRATEAFDSVLARQGRALEAARTITEGLVRAIADEVAAQRNTGTGYGAGAMPSAPGSATSITLNKRA, from the coding sequence ATGGCGCTCGCAGCCACAGACGCCGACGACCGCGTCGGACAACTGATCATGCTGACCGAACGGCTCACCGAGCTGGTCGCGCTGGAGGCCCTGGCCTTCGAGCAGCGCCGCCCACAGGACGCCGCGGCCCACATTGAAGAGACCTCGAAGCTCGCCAACCTCTACCGGCACGAGTCGGCCCGGGTGCGGGCCGATCCCAGCATGGTGGCCAGCGCGCCCCTGGCCCAGCGCACCCGGCTGATCCGCGCCACGGAGGCCTTCGACTCCGTGCTCGCGCGCCAGGGCCGCGCCCTGGAAGCCGCCAGGACGATCACCGAGGGCCTGGTCCGCGCCATCGCCGACGAGGTGGCCGCCCAGCGCAACACCGGCACGGGCTACGGCGCCGGCGCCATGCCGAGCGCGCCCGGCTCGGCGACCTCGATCACGCTCAACAAGCGCGCCTAG
- the ada gene encoding bifunctional DNA-binding transcriptional regulator/O6-methylguanine-DNA methyltransferase Ada — MQIATDEDRWAAVLAKDHAANDLFFYSVRTTGVYCRASCAARPARRENVAFHQTTADAKAAGFRPCKRCRPDEPAMAERHAAMVGEACRAIEAAEEAPSLAALSSLAGMSPYYFHRVFKSITGVTPKAYAEGLRTRKVREALTAGGTVTGAIYDAGFNSGGRFYAKSAQVLGMTPTRFRAGGETATIRFAIGECSLGAILVAATEVGICSILLGDDPEALVHDLQDRFDRATLVGADPEFEALVAKVVGFVEQPGLGLDLPLDVRGTAFQQRVWQALRDIPAGETAGYLDIATKIGSPKAVRAVAQACAANHIAVAIPCHRVVRTDGALSGYRWGVERKRALLDREAAA; from the coding sequence ATGCAGATCGCAACCGACGAAGACCGTTGGGCCGCCGTGCTGGCCAAGGACCACGCCGCCAACGACCTGTTCTTCTATTCCGTGCGCACCACCGGGGTCTATTGCCGCGCCTCCTGCGCGGCCCGTCCGGCCCGGCGCGAGAACGTCGCCTTCCACCAGACGACCGCCGACGCCAAGGCCGCGGGTTTCCGCCCGTGCAAGCGATGCCGCCCCGACGAGCCGGCGATGGCGGAGCGCCACGCGGCCATGGTCGGCGAAGCCTGCCGCGCCATCGAGGCCGCCGAGGAGGCACCCAGCCTGGCGGCCCTGTCCAGCCTGGCCGGGATGAGCCCCTATTACTTCCACAGGGTGTTCAAGTCGATCACCGGGGTCACCCCAAAGGCCTATGCCGAAGGGCTCCGCACCCGGAAGGTGCGCGAGGCGCTCACGGCCGGCGGCACGGTCACCGGGGCGATCTACGACGCGGGGTTCAACTCTGGCGGCCGATTCTACGCCAAGTCGGCCCAGGTGTTGGGCATGACCCCCACCCGCTTCCGCGCCGGCGGCGAGACGGCGACGATCAGGTTCGCCATCGGCGAGTGCTCGCTGGGCGCCATCCTGGTGGCGGCAACCGAGGTCGGAATCTGCTCGATCCTGCTGGGCGACGATCCCGAGGCCCTGGTCCACGACCTGCAGGACCGCTTCGATCGGGCGACGCTGGTCGGGGCCGATCCCGAATTCGAGGCCCTGGTGGCCAAGGTGGTGGGCTTCGTCGAGCAGCCGGGCCTGGGCCTGGATCTGCCGCTGGACGTGCGCGGCACCGCCTTTCAGCAACGGGTCTGGCAGGCGCTGCGCGACATCCCAGCCGGCGAGACCGCGGGCTATCTGGACATCGCAACGAAGATCGGCTCGCCCAAGGCGGTCCGCGCCGTGGCCCAGGCCTGCGCGGCCAACCACATCGCTGTGGCCATCCCGTGCCACAGGGTGGTTCGCACCGACGGGGCGCTATCCGGCTACCGCTGGGGCGTTGAGCGCAAGCGCGCCCTGCTGGACCGCGAGGCCGCGGCATGA
- a CDS encoding GNAT family N-acetyltransferase produces MSRAPVIETERLILRGHVKADLDDCLAMWGDAEVTRFIGGKPAALDEVWSRLLRYIGHWDQMDYGFWTVREKAGGRFVGEVGFADFKRQMSPSFGRTPEMGWALSPAVHGKGYATEAVSAALAWADQRFDDGRLVCMISPDNAPSLRVAEKAGFREFARTSYHGDVILLER; encoded by the coding sequence GTGAGCCGCGCTCCCGTCATCGAGACCGAGCGCCTGATCCTGCGCGGCCATGTGAAGGCCGACCTGGACGACTGCCTGGCCATGTGGGGCGACGCCGAGGTCACCCGCTTCATCGGCGGCAAGCCGGCGGCGCTGGACGAGGTCTGGTCGCGGCTGCTGCGCTATATCGGCCATTGGGACCAGATGGACTACGGCTTCTGGACCGTGCGCGAGAAGGCCGGCGGACGGTTCGTGGGCGAGGTCGGCTTCGCCGACTTCAAGCGCCAGATGTCGCCCTCGTTCGGAAGGACCCCTGAGATGGGCTGGGCGCTGTCGCCGGCGGTCCACGGCAAGGGCTACGCGACCGAGGCCGTCAGCGCGGCGCTCGCCTGGGCCGACCAGCGGTTCGACGATGGCCGCCTGGTCTGCATGATCAGCCCCGACAACGCGCCGTCGCTGCGGGTGGCCGAAAAGGCCGGTTTCCGCGAGTTTGCGCGGACCAGCTACCATGGCGACGTGATCCTCCTGGAGCGCTGA
- a CDS encoding flagellar assembly protein FliX gives MKVSGTSGVGSAKGPGKARPAGGDGFRLPEPAAPAGPAQVARASALGGVMSVDALLALQDVGGPTERRRRAVGRAGRILDILDEVKLGMLSGEVSHDDLERLSAAVRDQRQSVDDERLSGVLDEIEVRAAVELAKLERANSAS, from the coding sequence ATGAAGGTCAGTGGCACGAGTGGCGTCGGATCGGCGAAAGGCCCCGGCAAAGCGCGTCCGGCCGGCGGCGACGGCTTCCGTCTGCCCGAGCCAGCCGCACCCGCCGGACCCGCGCAGGTCGCGCGCGCCAGCGCCCTGGGCGGGGTGATGAGCGTCGATGCGCTGCTCGCGCTGCAGGACGTCGGCGGGCCGACCGAGCGCCGACGCCGGGCCGTCGGCAGGGCCGGGCGAATCTTGGATATTCTGGACGAGGTCAAGCTGGGCATGCTGTCCGGCGAGGTCTCGCACGACGACCTGGAGCGGTTGAGCGCGGCGGTCCGCGATCAGCGCCAGAGCGTCGACGACGAGCGCCTGTCGGGCGTTCTCGACGAAATCGAGGTGAGGGCGGCGGTCGAACTGGCCAAACTTGAGCGCGCGAATTCTGCGTCTTAA
- the dksA gene encoding RNA polymerase-binding protein DksA: MSTAVMLADKPEYRPSEDEEFMNERQLEYFKQKLLTWKEDILRESRETLVHLQSETENHPDLADRATSETDRALELRTRDRQRKLIAKIDDALRRIEDNSYGYCEDTGEPIGVARLEARPIATLSLEAQERHERRERVHRDD, from the coding sequence ATGAGCACGGCGGTAATGTTGGCCGACAAGCCCGAGTATCGTCCTTCCGAGGACGAGGAATTCATGAACGAGCGTCAGCTTGAGTATTTCAAGCAGAAGCTGTTGACTTGGAAAGAGGACATCCTGCGGGAATCCCGCGAGACCCTCGTCCATCTCCAGAGCGAAACAGAGAATCATCCGGACCTCGCGGACCGGGCGACCTCGGAGACCGACAGGGCTCTGGAGCTGCGCACCCGCGATCGTCAACGCAAGTTGATCGCCAAGATCGACGACGCGTTGCGCCGGATCGAGGACAATTCGTACGGGTACTGCGAAGACACCGGCGAGCCCATCGGGGTCGCCCGTCTGGAAGCCCGTCCGATCGCGACTCTCAGCCTTGAGGCGCAGGAACGCCACGAGCGCCGCGAGCGCGTTCATCGCGACGACTGA
- a CDS encoding ABC-F family ATP-binding cassette domain-containing protein has translation MPNFVTLDGLSYKTPDGRSLFDNLTLAFGADRTGLVGRNGVGKTTLIGLILGELAPASGSVSVRGRIGVLRQAVAPPEGASVAEVLGLAGALERLARIEAGAGTEGDFAEADWTLEARLDAALAQVDLAGLDPRRPAASLSGGQATRAALAGLLASEPDLLLLDEPSNNLDAEARALVAQVLAGWKGGAIVVSHDRGLLRRMDRIVELTSLGAKVYGGAYDAYVLRKAEEEAAAARDLAEAERALARVGREAQAAREKKARRDAAGRRDAAKGGAPKILLGARKERAEISGGRASLLAQRQAAEAGADLAEAEGRVERLRRLAFDLPPSGLAAGKTVLAFEDVAFAWPGAPPLLSGVSFRMTGPRRLALTGPNGTGKSTLIRLATGELAPTRGKITAGVRAALLDQRTDLLGNGETLVEAFRRLNPEASDNAARAALARFLFRNLSAEKAVASLSGGERLRAALACVLMSERPPHLLILDEPTNHLDLESIAAMEAALRGYDGALLLVSHDRDFLDAVGVEEVLVLG, from the coding sequence ATGCCCAACTTCGTCACGCTCGATGGCCTGTCCTATAAGACTCCCGACGGCCGCAGCCTTTTCGACAATCTGACCCTCGCCTTCGGGGCCGATCGTACCGGCCTCGTCGGGCGCAACGGCGTCGGCAAGACCACCTTGATCGGCCTGATCCTCGGCGAACTCGCGCCGGCCTCCGGGTCGGTGAGCGTTCGCGGCCGTATCGGCGTCCTGCGTCAGGCCGTGGCGCCGCCTGAAGGCGCCAGCGTCGCCGAGGTGCTGGGACTGGCCGGCGCCCTGGAGCGGCTCGCCCGCATCGAGGCGGGGGCGGGGACGGAGGGCGACTTCGCCGAGGCCGACTGGACCCTGGAGGCGCGGCTGGACGCCGCCTTGGCCCAGGTGGACCTGGCGGGGCTCGATCCGCGACGGCCGGCGGCCTCGCTCAGCGGCGGCCAGGCGACCCGCGCCGCCCTGGCGGGCCTGCTGGCGTCGGAGCCAGACCTGCTGCTGCTGGACGAACCCTCCAACAACCTGGACGCCGAGGCGCGCGCCCTGGTCGCCCAGGTTCTGGCCGGGTGGAAGGGCGGTGCGATCGTGGTGAGCCACGACCGCGGCCTGCTGCGCCGGATGGATCGGATCGTCGAGCTGACCAGCCTGGGGGCGAAGGTCTATGGCGGCGCCTACGACGCCTACGTCCTGCGCAAGGCGGAGGAGGAGGCTGCGGCGGCCCGCGACCTGGCCGAGGCCGAGCGTGCGCTTGCGCGGGTCGGTCGCGAGGCCCAGGCCGCCCGTGAGAAGAAGGCTCGCCGTGACGCCGCCGGCCGCCGCGACGCGGCCAAGGGCGGCGCCCCGAAGATCCTGCTCGGCGCCAGGAAGGAGCGGGCGGAAATTTCCGGCGGGCGCGCCAGCCTGCTGGCCCAGCGCCAGGCCGCCGAGGCCGGCGCCGACCTCGCCGAGGCCGAGGGTCGGGTGGAGCGCCTGCGGCGGCTGGCCTTCGACCTGCCGCCCTCGGGACTCGCCGCCGGCAAGACCGTCCTGGCCTTCGAGGACGTGGCCTTTGCCTGGCCCGGCGCGCCGCCGCTGCTGTCGGGCGTCTCGTTCCGGATGACCGGACCGCGGCGTTTGGCGCTCACCGGCCCGAACGGTACGGGCAAGAGCACCCTGATAAGGCTGGCGACCGGCGAACTGGCCCCCACGCGAGGCAAGATCACGGCGGGCGTGCGCGCGGCCCTGCTGGACCAGCGCACCGACCTGCTGGGCAATGGGGAGACCCTGGTCGAGGCGTTCCGCCGCCTGAATCCGGAGGCGAGCGACAATGCCGCCCGCGCCGCCCTGGCGCGGTTCCTGTTCCGCAATCTGTCGGCGGAAAAGGCCGTGGCCTCGCTGAGCGGCGGCGAGCGCCTGCGCGCGGCCTTGGCCTGCGTGCTGATGTCGGAGCGACCGCCGCATCTGCTGATCCTGGACGAGCCGACCAACCACCTGGACCTGGAGTCCATCGCCGCCATGGAGGCCGCGTTGCGAGGCTATGACGGCGCCCTGCTGCTGGTCAGCCACGACCGCGACTTCCTCGACGCCGTCGGCGTCGAGGAAGTGCTGGTCCTTGGGTAA
- a CDS encoding 6,7-dimethyl-8-ribityllumazine synthase, giving the protein MTQVTYELPTANGAFRQARIAFIQAGWHAEIVDNAYQGFIAEIGQLGFAQQSVDRFETPGVFEIPLHAQTLAKTGRYAAIVAAGFVVNGGIYRHDFVSQTVISGLMQVQLATEVPVFSVVLTPHHFHEHEEHRAFFRDHFLVKGAEAAQACAKTLHSLARLAAAA; this is encoded by the coding sequence ATGACCCAAGTCACCTACGAACTTCCCACCGCCAACGGCGCTTTCCGCCAGGCCCGCATCGCCTTCATCCAGGCGGGCTGGCACGCCGAGATCGTCGACAACGCCTATCAGGGCTTCATCGCCGAGATCGGCCAGCTGGGCTTCGCCCAACAGTCCGTCGACCGCTTCGAGACCCCGGGCGTCTTCGAGATCCCCCTGCACGCCCAGACCCTGGCCAAGACCGGCCGCTACGCCGCCATCGTGGCCGCGGGCTTCGTGGTCAATGGCGGCATCTATCGCCACGACTTCGTCTCCCAGACGGTGATCTCGGGCCTGATGCAGGTGCAGCTCGCCACCGAGGTGCCGGTATTCTCCGTGGTGCTGACCCCGCACCACTTCCATGAGCACGAGGAGCATCGCGCCTTCTTCCGCGACCACTTCCTGGTCAAGGGGGCGGAGGCGGCCCAGGCTTGCGCCAAGACCCTGCATAGCCTCGCGCGGCTGGCGGCGGCGGCGTGA
- a CDS encoding TIGR00730 family Rossman fold protein, with amino-acid sequence MGPKPAHLESVCVFCGSSDAAEPRLLADAATLGRDLAAADLTLIYGGGGVGLMGACAIAAHEAGGRVLGVIPHFLKERERRLDVVETITVSSMHERKQIMFERSDAFVVLPGGIGTLEEVVELLSWRRLDLHAKPVVFFSPDGFWEPLFQLFQHTVDHRLTPGSFMRSWISVDRIEDVIPALVQAPADVETPPVAARMT; translated from the coding sequence CCATCTGGAATCGGTCTGCGTGTTCTGCGGATCGTCCGACGCCGCCGAACCGCGGCTGCTGGCCGACGCGGCGACCCTTGGCCGAGACCTCGCGGCGGCGGACCTGACCCTGATCTATGGCGGCGGCGGCGTTGGCCTGATGGGCGCCTGCGCCATCGCAGCCCACGAGGCCGGCGGCCGGGTGCTGGGCGTGATTCCGCATTTCCTGAAGGAGCGCGAGCGCCGGCTGGACGTGGTGGAGACCATCACCGTCAGCTCCATGCACGAGCGCAAGCAGATCATGTTCGAGCGCTCCGACGCCTTCGTGGTGCTGCCCGGCGGCATCGGCACCCTGGAAGAGGTGGTGGAGTTGCTGTCCTGGCGGCGCCTGGACCTGCACGCCAAGCCCGTGGTGTTCTTCAGTCCCGACGGCTTCTGGGAGCCTCTGTTCCAGCTCTTCCAGCACACGGTGGATCACCGCCTGACTCCTGGATCGTTCATGCGGAGCTGGATCTCGGTAGATCGGATCGAGGATGTGATCCCCGCCCTGGTCCAAGCGCCGGCCGACGTCGAGACGCCGCCGGTCGCCGCGCGGATGACCTGA
- a CDS encoding helix-turn-helix transcriptional regulator, which produces MVLHESPALDGVFHALADPTRRAMLRSLAEGERNIGELAAPFDMSFAAASKHVRVLEGAGLLRRRVQGRSHVCSIEAEPLADATEWLNYYQAFWSRRLDTLDALIKADAAKGGGR; this is translated from the coding sequence ATGGTTTTGCATGAATCGCCCGCCCTCGACGGGGTGTTCCACGCCCTGGCCGATCCCACCCGCCGCGCCATGCTGCGCAGCCTCGCCGAAGGCGAGCGCAATATCGGCGAACTCGCCGCGCCTTTCGACATGTCCTTCGCCGCGGCGTCCAAGCACGTGCGCGTGCTGGAAGGCGCCGGCCTGCTGCGCCGCCGGGTGCAGGGCCGCTCGCACGTCTGCTCTATCGAGGCCGAGCCCCTGGCCGACGCCACCGAATGGCTGAATTACTACCAGGCCTTCTGGAGCCGGCGGCTGGACACCCTCGACGCCCTGATTAAGGCCGACGCAGCCAAGGGCGGCGGCCGCTAG
- a CDS encoding rod-binding protein, whose translation MADLAAAVVPPGLTAGAPTAASTAELAKRGQIEKTAKDFEASFLSVMLNQMFAGVSSEAPFGGGHGEAMFKSFMSDAIAKKVTASGGLGVSDAIGREMLKLQGLS comes from the coding sequence ATGGCCGACCTCGCCGCAGCCGTCGTGCCGCCGGGCCTGACCGCCGGCGCGCCAACCGCCGCCAGCACGGCCGAGCTGGCCAAGCGTGGCCAGATCGAGAAGACCGCCAAGGACTTCGAGGCCTCGTTCCTCTCGGTGATGCTGAACCAGATGTTCGCCGGCGTTTCGTCGGAGGCCCCCTTCGGCGGCGGCCACGGCGAGGCGATGTTCAAGTCGTTCATGTCCGACGCCATCGCCAAGAAGGTGACGGCCTCCGGCGGGCTCGGCGTTTCCGACGCCATCGGGCGGGAAATGCTGAAGCTTCAGGGTTTGAGTTAG
- a CDS encoding 2OG-Fe(II) oxygenase: MSAITVAPRSVEGRIATLDWPAALASLDAQGSAILPALLSPEECRAVAALYAQEGGFRSRVVMGRHGFGRGEYRYFAYPLPDLVADLRAALYPQLVDIANRWNSQMGIAVRYPDDHAAFLERCHVAGQTRPTPLLLQYQAGDYNCLHQDLYGEHVFPLQVAVLLSEPGVDFTGGEFVLTEQRPRMQSRVEVAPLRQGDALVFAVHHRPVQGTRGSYRVNLRHGVSQVRSGRRHTLGVIFHDAL, encoded by the coding sequence ATGAGCGCCATCACCGTCGCCCCGCGCTCGGTTGAGGGCCGCATCGCCACCCTCGACTGGCCGGCCGCTCTCGCCAGCCTGGACGCCCAGGGCAGCGCCATCCTGCCGGCCTTGCTGAGCCCGGAGGAATGCCGCGCGGTGGCCGCCCTCTACGCCCAGGAGGGCGGGTTCCGCAGCCGGGTGGTCATGGGCCGCCACGGCTTCGGACGGGGCGAGTACCGCTACTTCGCCTATCCCCTGCCTGACCTCGTGGCCGACCTGCGCGCGGCGCTCTACCCGCAACTCGTGGACATCGCCAATCGCTGGAACTCCCAGATGGGGATCGCCGTCCGCTATCCCGACGACCATGCCGCGTTCCTGGAACGCTGCCACGTGGCGGGCCAGACGCGGCCCACCCCCTTGCTGCTGCAGTACCAGGCCGGCGACTACAACTGCCTGCATCAGGATCTCTATGGCGAGCACGTCTTCCCGCTGCAGGTCGCGGTGCTGCTGTCGGAGCCCGGCGTCGACTTCACCGGCGGCGAGTTCGTCCTGACCGAGCAGCGACCGCGCATGCAGTCGCGCGTCGAGGTCGCGCCCCTGCGCCAGGGCGACGCCCTGGTCTTCGCCGTTCACCACCGGCCGGTGCAAGGAACCCGCGGGAGCTACCGGGTCAATCTGCGCCACGGGGTCAGCCAGGTGCGCAGCGGCCGTCGCCATACCCTGGGTGTGATCTTCCACGACGCCCTCTAG
- a CDS encoding flagellar basal body P-ring protein FlgI encodes MRSSFRVLSAVILAASLAAGPADAGSRIKDIVEFEGVRENMLVGYGLVVGLNGTGDSLRNAPFTKQSLEAMLERLGVNTRDANMNTKNVAAVMVTARLPAFVAAGSPIDASVSAMGDAKSLQGGTLLVTPLLGADGQAYAVGQGTVQTGSIAAGGASGSSVSKGVPTAGRIAAGAIVEREIGFQLASMSSMRLTLRNPDFSTAGKIAGAINTRYPGSARADNPTIVTISAPRGQDMVSFISQVENLSVEPDGPAKVVIDEIAGVIVMGENVRISTVAIAQGNLTITVRESPAVSQPAPFSRGETAVVPQSDVSVDEETGKQFLTVKNGASLSTLVSGLNALGVTPRDMISILQTIKAAGALQADIEVM; translated from the coding sequence ATGCGTTCATCGTTCCGCGTCCTCAGCGCCGTCATCCTGGCCGCATCGCTCGCCGCGGGGCCCGCCGACGCCGGATCGCGGATCAAGGACATCGTCGAGTTCGAAGGCGTCCGCGAGAACATGCTGGTGGGCTACGGCCTCGTGGTCGGCCTGAACGGCACGGGCGACAGCCTGCGCAACGCCCCCTTCACCAAGCAGAGCCTGGAAGCGATGCTGGAACGGCTGGGCGTCAACACCCGCGACGCCAACATGAACACCAAGAACGTGGCCGCGGTCATGGTCACGGCCCGGCTGCCGGCCTTCGTGGCCGCCGGCTCGCCGATCGACGCCAGCGTCTCGGCCATGGGCGACGCCAAGAGCCTGCAGGGCGGCACCCTGCTGGTCACCCCGCTACTGGGCGCCGACGGCCAGGCCTATGCGGTCGGCCAGGGCACGGTGCAAACCGGCTCGATCGCCGCCGGCGGCGCCTCGGGCTCCTCGGTCTCCAAGGGCGTGCCCACCGCCGGGCGGATCGCCGCCGGAGCCATCGTCGAGCGCGAGATCGGCTTCCAGCTCGCCAGCATGAGCTCGATGCGGCTCACCTTGCGCAATCCGGACTTCAGCACCGCCGGCAAGATCGCCGGCGCGATCAATACCCGCTACCCGGGCTCGGCGCGGGCCGATAATCCCACCATCGTCACGATCAGCGCCCCGCGCGGCCAGGACATGGTCTCCTTCATCTCCCAGGTCGAAAACCTGTCGGTCGAGCCCGACGGCCCCGCCAAGGTGGTCATCGACGAGATCGCCGGCGTGATCGTCATGGGCGAGAACGTGCGCATCTCCACCGTGGCCATCGCCCAGGGCAACTTGACGATCACGGTGCGCGAGAGCCCGGCGGTCAGCCAGCCGGCCCCCTTCAGCCGCGGCGAGACGGCGGTGGTTCCGCAGTCGGACGTCTCGGTGGACGAGGAGACGGGCAAGCAGTTCCTCACCGTGAAGAACGGCGCCTCGCTCTCCACCCTGGTCTCGGGCCTGAACGCGCTCGGCGTCACGCCGCGCGACATGATCTCCATCCTGCAGACCATCAAGGCCGCCGGGGCCCTGCAGGCCGACATCGAGGTGATGTGA
- a CDS encoding PaaI family thioesterase: protein MMHETLAVPPGFARHFRQSPLTDPWEPLYSRKTEDAVILGLVAEAAHTNSRGFVHGGLISALADNAMGLSCARCLGDGASLVTVNLTLDFLGTARTGQWLEFATIFVKAGGTLSFAQAFVTADGEPCARANAVFRVVKRAA from the coding sequence ATGATGCACGAGACCCTCGCCGTCCCGCCCGGCTTTGCTCGGCACTTCCGCCAGAGCCCGCTCACAGATCCCTGGGAGCCGCTCTACAGCCGCAAGACGGAGGACGCGGTGATCCTGGGCCTCGTGGCGGAGGCGGCCCACACTAACAGCCGCGGCTTCGTCCACGGCGGGCTGATCAGCGCCCTGGCCGACAACGCCATGGGCCTGTCCTGCGCCCGATGCCTGGGCGACGGCGCCAGCCTGGTGACCGTGAACCTGACCCTGGACTTCCTGGGAACGGCCCGGACCGGCCAGTGGCTGGAATTCGCCACCATCTTCGTCAAGGCCGGCGGGACCCTGAGCTTCGCCCAGGCTTTCGTGACCGCGGACGGGGAACCGTGCGCCAGGGCCAATGCGGTGTTCCGGGTGGTGAAGAGGGCCGCCTGA
- a CDS encoding NAD+ synthase, translating to MSKRLVIAAIQANPTVGAIVHNEALARERLAQARAAGADIALFSELFLNGYPPEDLALKPAFWAAGQAAVERLALETRDGPAALIGVIWPGKDAASRPRNALAFLAEGEIKGLAFKCDLPNYGVFDEKRVFEPGDRPEVFEWKGVKIGAPVCEDIWKPGVCGDLKARGAEILLVPNGSPYRRTADDERMKVARARVAETGLPLVYVNEVGGQDELVFDGGSFALSAKGEVVMRLPMFEEALALSTWEKGEAGWTCVEAPMSDWVTGPEEIYRAMVMGLRDYVRKSGFPGVLLGLSGGVDSAISAIVAADALGPENVRCFMLPSKYTSQESLDDAEQCARRIGCRLDEISIAPAVDAFAQMLTPHFENRAPDLTEENIQARARGLSLMALSNKLGLMLLTTGNKSEMAVGYATLYGDMCGGYNVLKDLYKTDVYAVCAWRNANDPYGVAVDPIPERILTKAPSAELRPDQKDQDSLPEYAELDAILHGLVEEEATLDEIVARGYAPATVERIQRLLYNSEYKRRQAAPGVKLGARAFGRDRRYPIVNGFRDQVTKV from the coding sequence ATGTCCAAACGTCTCGTCATCGCCGCCATCCAAGCCAATCCCACCGTGGGCGCCATCGTCCACAACGAGGCGCTGGCGCGAGAGCGTCTGGCGCAGGCCCGCGCCGCCGGGGCTGATATCGCGCTTTTCTCCGAGCTGTTCCTCAACGGCTATCCCCCTGAGGACCTGGCGTTGAAGCCGGCTTTCTGGGCGGCGGGCCAGGCCGCCGTCGAGCGGCTGGCCCTGGAGACCCGGGACGGGCCCGCGGCCCTGATCGGGGTGATCTGGCCCGGCAAGGACGCCGCCTCGCGGCCGCGCAACGCGCTGGCCTTCCTCGCGGAGGGAGAGATCAAGGGCCTGGCCTTCAAGTGCGACCTCCCCAATTACGGGGTCTTCGACGAAAAGCGGGTGTTCGAGCCCGGCGACCGTCCCGAGGTCTTCGAGTGGAAGGGCGTCAAGATCGGCGCGCCGGTCTGCGAGGACATCTGGAAGCCCGGCGTCTGCGGCGACCTGAAGGCCCGCGGCGCCGAGATCCTGTTGGTCCCCAACGGTTCGCCCTACCGCCGCACCGCCGACGACGAGCGGATGAAGGTGGCCAGGGCGCGGGTGGCCGAGACCGGCCTGCCGCTGGTCTATGTCAACGAGGTCGGCGGCCAGGACGAACTGGTCTTCGACGGCGGCTCCTTCGCGCTCTCTGCCAAGGGCGAGGTGGTCATGCGTCTGCCCATGTTCGAGGAAGCCCTGGCGCTCTCGACCTGGGAGAAGGGCGAGGCCGGCTGGACCTGCGTCGAGGCGCCCATGAGCGACTGGGTGACGGGACCGGAAGAGATCTACAGGGCCATGGTCATGGGCCTGAGAGATTACGTCAGGAAATCCGGTTTTCCTGGCGTATTGCTTGGACTTTCTGGCGGAGTGGACTCGGCGATCAGCGCCATTGTGGCCGCTGACGCCCTGGGACCGGAGAACGTTCGGTGCTTCATGCTGCCGTCCAAATACACCAGTCAGGAAAGCCTGGATGACGCGGAGCAGTGCGCCAGGAGGATCGGCTGCCGGCTGGACGAGATCTCCATCGCGCCCGCCGTCGACGCCTTCGCCCAGATGCTGACCCCGCACTTCGAGAACCGCGCCCCGGATCTCACGGAGGAGAACATCCAGGCCCGGGCGCGCGGCTTGTCGCTCATGGCGCTCTCCAACAAGCTCGGCCTGATGCTGCTGACCACGGGCAACAAGTCGGAGATGGCGGTGGGCTACGCCACGCTCTACGGCGACATGTGCGGCGGCTACAACGTGCTGAAGGACCTCTACAAGACCGACGTCTACGCCGTCTGCGCCTGGCGCAACGCCAACGACCCCTATGGCGTGGCGGTCGATCCGATCCCCGAGCGAATCCTGACCAAGGCCCCGTCGGCCGAGTTGCGGCCCGACCAGAAGGACCAGGATAGCCTGCCCGAATATGCGGAACTCGACGCCATCCTGCACGGCCTGGTGGAGGAGGAGGCGACGCTGGATGAGATCGTCGCCCGCGGCTACGCCCCGGCAACGGTCGAGCGCATCCAGCGCCTGCTTTACAACTCGGAATACAAGCGCCGTCAGGCCGCGCCGGGGGTGAAGCTGGGCGCCAGGGCCTTCGGCCGCGACCGCCGCTATCCGATCGTCAACGGCTTCCGCGACCAAGTGACCAAGGTGTGA